The window GGATATATCTACAACCCAAAGTTTTAGTGTAGACACATTGACCAAAACTCTAGGGTTCCCCATCCCTAATCATCAATCCCCATTCTTCGTAAACTAATTTTTACAATTATTTACTAGTCTAACAAATCTCTGAGAGCTACCTCGACCAAGGCGCTTTTCTCCTGCTTGAAAATCTTGGAACTAATAACAGTTATTAACCCTAAACTTCTCCTGTTTAAGGACTATAAAAAAACCTTTAAACCGGGAGCCTTCCCATAGGTGCCAATACATCTTCTTGTGGGGTGAACCCAAAAACTCGCTTTTGTGTAGTGGCTGCTCGTTTGCGAGCTTTGTTCCTGACACAATCCACCTTAACAAATATTTCCTTCTTTAGGCAGAGTCGAGACAACGGATTAGCCATTAGCATCTACCTCGTTAAGAAATTAATGCCAATTGTTTGTTTAAGGATGCTAACAGCCTGAGCTGTCGTGTGTCTCACGACGGCGGCTGTTGCTATGCTCGCTCATGCCATTTGTTAACCACAATTTTACTTCTGTAATTCAACATCAGCATCTCGGCTGGTTGCTTGGCAGCACACTCCTACTGTTCGCAGCTAGCAGCTCACCCGTCGCCGCTAACGTCACAGTCGTCGAAGAAAACTTCACCGATGGGACTTCTTATGGATGGACGAATGGTGGAACGCTTCCCCCTTGCTTGACTGCCGCAGGGTCATCTGCACCCGGATCAATTCCCAACTGTAGTGCAACCTCTGATCCGCCTGGGTCGGGAGTACTCCGATTGACGACCAACACAACCAACCAACGAGGTTTTGTTTTTTACGACTATGCCATTCCCTCCAATCAAGGCTTGGTTATCACCTTCGATTACTTTGCCTACGGTAGTGGAAACAGTACTCGATCTGGAGCTGATGGGACAACGTTTTTCTTATTCGACGGCAGTACAGACACGCCGGCTTTAGGTTCAACGGGTGGTGCCCTCGGCTATGCCCAAGAAGTCAGCAATACGACCAATGAAAATGGACTCACGAATGCCTACATTGGTGTTGGACTCGATGAGTTTGGCAATTTTGCCAATGACTTTGAAGGACGGGGGAATGGTTGTCCCATCCGTTCTCCTTTTGGGAGTGGCCCAGGGTTGTCCTCACCCGCCGAACAGGTGAGAGACTCTGTCACCATCAGGGGGCCGGGGAGTGGGTTAACGGGATATTGCTACCTCGGCACATCCGGTACCTTGTCTAATCAACCCGGCGGATTCAGCATCGATAACCCAGACGCGACTTCGCGCACCGCCCCCAATACCAGAAGGAGAGTTAGGGTTACACTCAGTACCGATAACACCATCACCGTAGAAATAGACCCAACCGGTACAGGTTCAGCCTTTCAAACCATTTTAAGCGGTTTTCCAGCTCCCCCTAACCGACCCGATAGCTTCAAGTTTGGTTTTGCCAGTTCTACGGGTGAGGGGATCAATTTTCATGAAATCATCAATTTGCGGGTGGAAACGATTGCTACCCCACCCTTACCGGATTTAGCCATTACCAAAACTCACTCTGGTAACTTCATTCAAGGCCAAACCGATACCTACACCTTAGGAGTGCAAAATTTACCAACCGCTACGGGACCGACCTATGGCCCGGTAGCGGTAACAGATACTTTGCCGGAGGGCTTCGATTTTGTCTCAGCCACAGGCAATGGCTGGAACTGCTCCGCCGTGGGACAACAAGTAACCTGTGTTTACGATGGCCCTGCTATTAATCCCGGTGGCACTCTCCCAGACATCACGCTCAACGTTAACGTAACCTCACCCGTGGGTAACTACTCCAACCAAGCAGAGGTTTCAACAACAGGGGATAGCGATTTGACGAACAACACCGTAACCGACCCAACCCGCGTTGTCACGACGAGAGACCCTAATCTGCGTCTGGTGAAGCGAATTACGAATGTCACGAGAGGTGGAGTACCCCTAGCAGGAATAAATTTCAGCAGCTTTGTGGATGACCCAGCAGATGAGAATGACAATGCACCGGGTTGGTCACAACTATCGCCAGTGGGACTTTATGACCTGGGGCTTGACTATGCTTTAGAAACTAACGATGAAGTTGATTACACTGTCTATTTTCTCTCGGATGGAGGTAGCCCAGTCACCAACGTTAATTTCTGTGATTTGATTCCCCAAGGAACAACATTTGTTCCCGGCAGTATTCAGGCATTGAATGCAACAACCCCAAGAGAAGGGACTTTCTTCTCACCCTTGGCACCGTTGCCTGCGGGAAATTCCTGCTCTAACCAAACCAATCCTGAAGGAGCTGTGATTGTCAATTTGGGGGATATCTCTGATCAAGAGGGAAACAATTTTGGTTCAGTCCGCTTCCGCGTCAGGATTGACTAGAGCGGTCGTTCACACCACAGCAGACTCTAACAGATGAATCGTGCCTTGATCAGCATCAATTTCTACGTCTAAACCAACGGGTACAGTGAATTTATCCTTGATATGACCGATCATTGAACCATACCAAGCCGGAATCCCTAATGGTTGAATATGGTCTCTTAATACTTGTGCCAACGTTAATGAATCTTCCTGGTCTTTGGGCACACAATTAGTACATTGTCCAAATATAAACCCAGCAATTTGGGGCAAGATTCCTGCTAACTTTAACTGAGTTAGCATCCGGTCTACCCGGTAAGGGTCTTCCCCAATTTCTTCCACAAATAAGATGGTTTGTTTCCAGGAAGGAAGGTAAGCTGAACCCACCATGGCGGCAAGTACGGATAAATTGCCGCCAACTAGTTTCCCCCTAGCTTTTCCAGGCGTAATTGTTTCCACAGGGATTGGGGTTGTCGTCAAATTATCCTGGTTAGGACGTGGATTTTGTAGGGTTACAGCTTCCCCATTCAACAGGATTCGCCTAACATAATCCACGGTAAACGGATTCCAGGTTGATGTTCCTACGGCTCCATGAAAGGTGACAATACCACTACGGGCATAAATCGCTAAAAGTAGGGCAGTAATATCGCTATAACCCATGAGAATTTTAGGAGAGGTGCGGTAGCGATCGTAGTTGAGGAGTGGCAAAATTCGATTACAACCCCAACCTCCCCGCAGGGTGAGAATTGCTTGCACCGAGGAGTCAGCAAACATAGCATTGACATCAGCCGCCCGGTTAGCATCCGTTCCTGCTAGATAGCCGTAGCGAGCGAATATATGCGTCCCCAACTTCATCTTTAACCCCAGTCCTGTTATGGTTTTTGTAATTTGTTCAATATCTTTCGGTTCAATCGGACTTGCAGGGTTGATTAATCCAACGGTATCGCCCACTTTTAACCGGGGTGGTTTCAGGATGGGTTTTGGGGAGGGGTACCCTTGGGCGATATGGGGAAACTGAGTGGCGAATGCAGTCAGTCCCACCGTTTTCAGGAAGTTTCGACGATTAAGAACGCTTGACAAATGACCAATAACTAATGAGTATTAACAGTGTCCAGCAGTGCTTTGAGAATAAAATAAGTAGAAGTCGCACCAGGGTCTTGATGACCACTGCTTCTTTCTCCTAAATAACTAGCCCGTCCTTTCTTGGCTACGAGGGGAATTGTGCTTTTCATTCCGGCTTCAGCGGCAGATACGGCTTTTTGTAAGGCTTCTGGCGTACTTGCACCTTCTGCGATCGCATCTTTAAACGCATCGACGGCGGGAGCAAGGGTATCCAACATGGTTTTATCCCCCACATGTGCCTTACCCCGTTGCACAACACCATCCACGGTCGCTTGCAGGAACGTTACCATGTCTTCA of the Allocoleopsis franciscana PCC 7113 genome contains:
- the dhaL gene encoding dihydroxyacetone kinase subunit DhaL, whose product is MVSKEQILQWLQAVALVLEQNKDYLTQLDAAIGDADHGINMNRGFQKAIAQLPSVADQDIGNILKAVSMTLISTVGGASGPLYGTLFLRASTMVTGKQELSDEDMVTFLQATVDGVVQRGKAHVGDKTMLDTLAPAVDAFKDAIAEGASTPEALQKAVSAAEAGMKSTIPLVAKKGRASYLGERSSGHQDPGATSTYFILKALLDTVNTH
- a CDS encoding S66 peptidase family protein, with the protein product MGLTAFATQFPHIAQGYPSPKPILKPPRLKVGDTVGLINPASPIEPKDIEQITKTITGLGLKMKLGTHIFARYGYLAGTDANRAADVNAMFADSSVQAILTLRGGWGCNRILPLLNYDRYRTSPKILMGYSDITALLLAIYARSGIVTFHGAVGTSTWNPFTVDYVRRILLNGEAVTLQNPRPNQDNLTTTPIPVETITPGKARGKLVGGNLSVLAAMVGSAYLPSWKQTILFVEEIGEDPYRVDRMLTQLKLAGILPQIAGFIFGQCTNCVPKDQEDSLTLAQVLRDHIQPLGIPAWYGSMIGHIKDKFTVPVGLDVEIDADQGTIHLLESAVV
- a CDS encoding lectin-like domain-containing protein — protein: MPFVNHNFTSVIQHQHLGWLLGSTLLLFAASSSPVAANVTVVEENFTDGTSYGWTNGGTLPPCLTAAGSSAPGSIPNCSATSDPPGSGVLRLTTNTTNQRGFVFYDYAIPSNQGLVITFDYFAYGSGNSTRSGADGTTFFLFDGSTDTPALGSTGGALGYAQEVSNTTNENGLTNAYIGVGLDEFGNFANDFEGRGNGCPIRSPFGSGPGLSSPAEQVRDSVTIRGPGSGLTGYCYLGTSGTLSNQPGGFSIDNPDATSRTAPNTRRRVRVTLSTDNTITVEIDPTGTGSAFQTILSGFPAPPNRPDSFKFGFASSTGEGINFHEIINLRVETIATPPLPDLAITKTHSGNFIQGQTDTYTLGVQNLPTATGPTYGPVAVTDTLPEGFDFVSATGNGWNCSAVGQQVTCVYDGPAINPGGTLPDITLNVNVTSPVGNYSNQAEVSTTGDSDLTNNTVTDPTRVVTTRDPNLRLVKRITNVTRGGVPLAGINFSSFVDDPADENDNAPGWSQLSPVGLYDLGLDYALETNDEVDYTVYFLSDGGSPVTNVNFCDLIPQGTTFVPGSIQALNATTPREGTFFSPLAPLPAGNSCSNQTNPEGAVIVNLGDISDQEGNNFGSVRFRVRID